The Candidatus Methylomirabilota bacterium genome includes the window CCCGTTCGAGCTCCACGCCATCCGCGAGGCCATCAAGCCCTGGGCCGAGCGCCTGCGCGATCGCCGCTTCGAGACCGAGGGCGAGTGGAAGGGCAAGCTCGCCGGCGGCACGCGCGGGACCGTCGAGCTGCTGGCCCGCGAGCTGCGTGACGCGCTCCGCTAGCCGCGGCCCCGCCTGAGATCCGCCGCCTCGGGCTGAGGCAATCAGCTCAGCTAGCGCGACTCCCTGCCGAGTTCCGGGTTCCGCTGAGGTAGCGTTGAGCTATGAACCTGTTCGCCAGACACGTGGCCCTGCCCGCCATCGCCCCGGCAGCGATCGTGGGGCTGTATTTCACGCCGGTCTTGTTATTCGGGTGCATCAATCGGGGATTGATGGCGCTGGCCGTCGTCCTCGCTTCGAGCATCGCCGCGTGCGTGACGGCGGGTGCCAGCATACGGGCGAGCCGGCGACACGACCCGGCGTCCGCCTGGTGGCTGCTCTCGGCGCTGATCCTCACCCTGCCGATCGTTCTCCTGCTGGGCCCGCTGGGCTGACGCTGCGGCGACAGCGAGCGGGTATACTCGGGCAGGGAGACCAACGATGAAGGTCAAAGTGTTCAACCGAAAGGGCCAGCTCGTCGGCCCCGTCGAGAGCGCCCCGGTGAGAAAGACCGACGCGCAATGGCGGGCGCAGCTCACGCCGGCCCAGTTCACGATCGCACGCGGCAAGGGCACCGAGAGCCCGTTCTGCGGTACGTTGCTCGACAACAAGCGGACCGGCGTGTACAGCTGCGTGTGCTGCGGTCTGCCCCTGTTCCAGTCCGACACCAAGTTCAACTCCGGGACGGGCTGGCCGAGCTTCTTCCAGCCGGTCGCCCCGGAGAACGTGAGCACCTATGAGGATCTCAGCCACGGGATGGTGCGCGTCGAGATCCTGTGTTCGCGCTGCGATGCCCACCTGGGCCACGTCTTCGACGACGGCCCGCCGCCCACCGGGCTGCGCTACTGCGTGAACTCGGAGTCGCTCGTCTTCACGGACGCGGCGGACACGGCCCGCCTCGCCGATCCGGCCGCCGACTGACGGGCGGGCCGCCTCCGGGCGCCAGCTCAGGCGAGCAGCGACCGAAAGGCCGCCACGACGCGCGACGACAACGCCGGCTGAACACCCCCGGCCGCCCGGGCATAGCCGAGATCATGGCCGGCCGGCCTGACGACCAGCACATCGGTCTTGGCCGGGATGAGCGCCCGCGCGCGGTCCAGCTCCTCCAGAGAGCCGAATGGATCGTGGTCGCCGTGGACGAACAGCGTCGGTCGCTGCAGCCGCGGGAAGTGCTCGGTCCGCGAGCGCTGCGGCTGCATCGGGGGATGCAGCGGGTAGGACAGGAGCAGTAGCGCGCCGACCAGCCCGGGGTCGTCGGCAACCAGCATCGAGGCCTGGCGGCCACCGTACGACAAGCCGCCCAGCGACACGCGCCCGCCCACCAGCTCGCCGGCGATCTGCGCGGCGTGCCGGAGCCCCTGGCGGTCACGGGCCGCGCCGCCCCGGGCCGGCGGACCACGCCGACGCGCCTGGCGGTAGGGCAGATCACAGCGGATCACGACGAAGCCGTCCTCGGCGAACCGTCCGGCCAGCTCGACCAGAATGGGCGCCTGGCAATCCCCGCCCGCGCCGTGGGTCAGAACCAGCCCTTCGCCAAGTGGCAAGGGCGGACGATGCACGAAGCCCCGAACGGCAGGCAGGTCGGCGCCGGGAACCTCGAGGCGCTCGACCGCCGCCGGCACCGGTCAGACGATGCCGTCGCGACGAAGGGCGGCGATCTCCTCCCGCGAGTAGCCGAACTCGGCCAGGATCTCGTCCGTGTGCTCGCCGTGGGCGGGCGCGGCCCGGCGGATGGCTCCGGGCGTGCGCGAGAGCGCCGCGGGCAGCCCCTGCACGCGGATCTCTCCGCGTTCGGGATGGCGAACGGGCTGGGCCAGCCCGAGGTGCTGCACCTGTGGATCCTCGAAGACCTGCTCGACGTTGAGGATGGGGCCACAGGGCACGCCGGCCTTGTTGAGGGCCTCGATCCACTCGGCACTGGGCCGGGCGACCAGGACCTTGTCGAGCTCCTCGTTCATGGCCTTGCGGTGGCGCGAGCGGTCGGCCATCGTCTTGAACCGCGGATCGTCGATCAGGTGCGTGGCCCCGATGGCTTCACAGAGCCGCCGGTACATGACCTGCCCGGAGGCCGCGATGTTGATGTGCCCGTCGGCGGTGGTGAACACGCCGGTGGGAATGCCGGTGGGATGATCGTTGCCGGCCTGGGGCGGAATCTCGCTGTCGATGAGCCAGCGCGCCGCCTGGAAGTCGAGCATGGTCACCATGGCCTGGAGCAGCGAGGTGTGCACCCACTGCCCCCGTCCCGATCGCTCCCGCTCCAGGAGCGCGACCAGGATGCCCTGGGCCAGGAACAGGCCGGCCGTGAGGTCGGCCACCGGGATGCCGACGCGCACGGGTCCCTGCCCCGGGAGCCCGGTGATCGACATGAGCCCGCCCATGCCCTGAGCGATCTGATCGTAGCCGGGACGGTCCCGGTACGGCCCCGTCTGCCCGAAGCCCGAGATGGAGCCATAGACCAGTCGGGGATTGATCGCCGACAGGGCCTCGTAGTCGATGCCCAGCCGGTGCTTGACGTCCGGCCGATAGTTCTCCACCAGCACATCGGCGCGCGCCACCATGCGCTTGAGGACCTCGACGCCACGGGGGTGCTTGAGGTCGAGCGTCATGGCCCGCTTGTTCCGGTGCAGGTTGAGGAAGTCGAAGCCGATCGACGTGGAGTCGCCCTCCACGATCTCCCGGCTCGCCACCTTGATGACGTCGGCGCCCATGTCGGCCAGCTGGCGCACCGCGGTCGGGCCGGCCCGGGCGCGGGTGAGGTCGATCACCTTGATGTGGGCCAGCGGGAGCGTCATGAGCGGCCTCCGACCGAAGCGGGCAGCGTGGCCGAGCCGCTCCGCGACGCGGGATTGCGGCGCGACCAGCGGCCAGCGTCCACGGCAGTGAGGAAATCGAGCACGGCCCGATTGAACAGGTCGGGCTCCTCGAGGTTGATAGTGTGACCAGCCTTGGGCAGAACGACGAGCCCGGCGGTGGGAATCTTGCGCTTCATGAACACCGCGGGCTCCAGGCACGGCTCGTCCTCGTCCCCCGTCATGATCAGCGTGGGCACCTCGAGCCGCTCCAGCCGGTCGCCCAGCTCGAAGACGGACGGCCGCGTCATCTGCACGCCGCGCAGGGTGAGCGCGTGCCCGCGGGCCGAGCTCGCGGCCAGCCGCTCGTAGAACTCGCGCCAGCCCTGAGGATCCTTGTCGAGGAACTGCACGCGGCTGGGCCCCCGCGCATAGAACTCGGCGACCACCTTCATGCCCTCCTCGTCCAGCCGCCTGGCGATGAGCGCCGAATCCTGGTGGAACCGCTCGCGCTCGGCGACCACGCTGCCGTAGCCGGCCCCCGCGACCACCAGCGACAGCGCGCGGCTCGGGTGGCGCAGGCCGAAGTGCAGCGTGGCGTAGCCGCCCATCGACAGGCCGCAGACATGGGCCCGGGCGATCCCGAGCGCGTCGAGCACGCCGCGGATGTCGTCCGCTGCCCGATCCTGGGAGTAGGCGGCCACGTCGTCCGGCACGTCCGAGGGCGGATAGCCCCGGGCGTTGTAGGCGATGGTGCGATAGCGGCGGGCGAAGAAGCGCACCTGGGGGTCCCAGCTGGCGATCTCGCCGGCGAACTCGTGGACGAACACGAGGGGTGTGCCCTGGCCGATCTCTTCGTAGTACAGGCTCACGCCGTCGTCGATGCGGACCTTCGGCATGGTGATCGGTCCCCCTACTCGGGCCAGGCGAAATTGGCGCTGATGATGTCGAAGGTGCGCGTGCCGCCCGGCACCTGGGCGGTGACCCGATCGCCGACGTGCTTGCCGATCAGGGTGCGGGCCAGCGGGGCCAGGACGGAGATCTTGCCGCGCGCCGGATCGGCCTCGTCGGAGCCCACGATCCAGTAGCGGTACTGCTTGCCGGCCTCGTCCTCCAGCAGCACGGTGGAGCCGAAAGTGATGCGATCCCCCTCGCTGGGCGGGTCCAGCACCTCGGCCGCGCCGACCTTGCTCTCCAGCTCGGCGATCCGGCCTTCGATGAACGACTGCTTCTCCCGGGCGGCGTGGTACTCGGCGTTCTCGCTGAGATCGCCGTGCGCCCGCGCCTCGGCGATGGCCCGGGTGATGGCGGGCCGGTCCACGCGCTTGAGCCGGTCCAGCTCGGCGGCCAGCTTGTCGTACCCCGCCCGCGTCATGGGCGTGCGCTGGATCGTCATGGGCGTCCTACCTTACCATGGCGCCGGGGGTCGACGACGTCGTCCGGCCACGGGCCGTCCTCCGCGCTCGCCCCCGCTAGCCGCGAACGGCCGGGAGCCGCGTGGAGATGTCGATCTTCGCGTTGGTTCGGGCGGCGCCCACCCAGGCGTCCCAGGCTAGCCCCTGCTTGCGGGCCAGCAGATCGGCGGCGATCTTGTCGCGCTCGCCGGCGAGCGCCTCCATGCCGGGCGGCACGCGCTCGAGCACGCGGAGCACATAGTATCCCTGCCCGGTCTTCACCGGCTCGCTCAGCGTTCCGGCCGGCGTCCGCAACGCGACCATCATGGCGTCGCCGGGCAGCCGCTTGTCAGGGCTGCTGCGCGAGAAGCGCGCCGTCTCCCCGTAGACCGCCCCCCGCTTCTTGGCCACGGCCGCCAGGTCGGCGTCCCGGGCCTCCGCGCTCAGCCGCCTGGCCCGCGCCAGGGCGCGCACCTCGGCCTGCTCACGCTTGACGGCCGCCGCGACTTTGTCCTTGATCTCGGCCAGCGGCGGCACGGCGGACGCCAGGTGCTCGACGTGCTTGAGCACGACCCAGCCGGCGGGAGTCTTGACCGGCGTGGACACGCCGCCCTGGGCCAGCTCGAAGGCGGTGGTCTCGAGCGGATCGACGGGCGCCAGACCGGCCGGGCCCGCCGTCTGGCGGGAGATGGTGGACTCCACCGGCGTGAGGCCGAGCTTGCGGGCCTCGGCCAGGAAGTCGGTGGCCCCCCGCAGCGTGGTGCGGACCTCCTCGGCCCTGGCCCGGGCCGCCCGGTCCGCGGCCTCGTCGGCCAACCGATCTCTGATCTGCCCGGCCACCGCCTTCAGCGGCTTCTTGCCTCCCTCGCGAACCTCCAGTGCCTTGATCGCGTGGAAGCCGAAGGGCGTGCGCACCGGCTCCGGCGAGACCTCGCCCTTCTTGAGCGCGAAGAGGGCGGTCTCGAACTGGGGCACGACCTCTCCCGCCTTGATGAAGCCGATCTCGCCGCCGCGCGGGGCCGAGCCCGGATCTTGCGACACCTCCCGTGCCAGCTTGGCGAAGTCCTCACCGGCCCTGGCGCGCCGGATGACGTCGGCGATCCTGGCTTTGGCCTGGTCCTCGGCCTCGCTTCCGCCCGTCTCGGCCACCCGGACCAGGACGTGGGCGGCGCGCACCTGCCGCGGCTCCTCGAACTCGGCGCCGTGCTCGGCGTAGTGCTTCTCCACGTCGGCCTCGCTCACCGCCACCCGGAAGCTCTGCGGGTGGAACGCCACGTACTGCACCCGCCGTCGCTCGGGCAGCCGGAACTCGTCCCCGTGTCCGTTGAGGTAAGCAGTGAGCTCGGCCTCGCTCGGCGTGATCTCGGCCACGAACGGCGCCAGCTCCACCAGGGCCCACGCCGCGCGGATCTGCTCCCGCTGCTCCACGAAGGCGTTGGCCACCTCGGCGTCGCTGACCCGGACGCCACTGCGGACGGCCCGCTCGACCTTGATCCGGGTCAGCCGCCGGCGCATCTCCTGCTCGAAGGCGCCCTTGCCGTAACCGCGCCGGCGCAGGACGTCCTCGTACCGCTTGAGGGTGAAGCGCCCCCCTTCGTGAAAGGCCGGGATCGCGTGGATCTGCGCGTTCAGCTCGTCGTCGCCGACCGCCAGGCCCTCGAGCTCGGCCCGCTGGGCGACCAGCGTCTCCTGCACGAGGTCGTCCACGACCTGCTGGGCCAGCCCGAACCGCTCGGCCATCTCGGGCGAGAAGCGGTCGCGCAGGACCTGGGCGTACATGTCGAGCATCTCCTGATAGCGCCGCTGGTAGCGCTCGGTGGAGATCTCCTCGCCGTTGACGGTGGCCACGCTGTCCCGCCCGGCGCCGTCCGGGCCCATGGCGCCGAAGATGAACAGCGACCCGATGAAGGCCGCGATGACGACGAAGAGCGCGACCTGGAGGGTCCGGCGGTAGCGGCGCATGAACGTGATCATCGAGACTCCTTGCTCACGGGTTCCTCGGGGACCACCCGGCGCGCGACCGTGATGAAGCCGGTGTGGGCCACCATGCGGTGAAAGGGCCGCACCGACGACCCTTCGATGTTCCACGGGCGCATGAGCGTCTCGAACGTCTCGACCAGGGCCCAGCAGGGTTCCCGGTGCAGCGCTTCGCAGAGCTGGTGCGATTGAATGATGGTGGGGACGTAGGCCACGAAGATCCCGCCCGGCCGCAGGACGCGGGCGACCAGGGACGTGAGGGTCCACGGCTCGGGCAGATCCAGGAGCACGCGATCCACGGGAGCCTCGTCGGCGAGGCCGTCCTCCACCGGCCGCAGCCGCACGGTGAGGTTCTGCACCTCGCCCAGTCGCATGTGGATGTTGGCCAGGGCCCGGCGCGCGAACTCGTCGCGCTGCTCGTACGTCACCACGTGGCCCTCGGGACCGACGGCCCGCAGCAGGGCCAGCGTGAGCGCGCCCGAGCCGGTGCCGGCCTCCAGCACCCGGCAGCCGGGGCCAATGTCGGCCCAGAACAGGATCATGGCCAGGTCCTTGGGGTAGATGACCTGGGCGCCCCGCGGCATCTCGAGCACGAACTCGGCCAGCGT containing:
- a CDS encoding alpha/beta family hydrolase, whose amino-acid sequence is MPAAVERLEVPGADLPAVRGFVHRPPLPLGEGLVLTHGAGGDCQAPILVELAGRFAEDGFVVIRCDLPYRQARRRGPPARGGAARDRQGLRHAAQIAGELVGGRVSLGGLSYGGRQASMLVADDPGLVGALLLLSYPLHPPMQPQRSRTEHFPRLQRPTLFVHGDHDPFGSLEELDRARALIPAKTDVLVVRPAGHDLGYARAAGGVQPALSSRVVAAFRSLLA
- a CDS encoding alpha/beta hydrolase — encoded protein: MPKVRIDDGVSLYYEEIGQGTPLVFVHEFAGEIASWDPQVRFFARRYRTIAYNARGYPPSDVPDDVAAYSQDRAADDIRGVLDALGIARAHVCGLSMGGYATLHFGLRHPSRALSLVVAGAGYGSVVAERERFHQDSALIARRLDEEGMKVVAEFYARGPSRVQFLDKDPQGWREFYERLAASSARGHALTLRGVQMTRPSVFELGDRLERLEVPTLIMTGDEDEPCLEPAVFMKRKIPTAGLVVLPKAGHTINLEEPDLFNRAVLDFLTAVDAGRWSRRNPASRSGSATLPASVGGRS
- a CDS encoding SurA N-terminal domain-containing protein, with the translated sequence MITFMRRYRRTLQVALFVVIAAFIGSLFIFGAMGPDGAGRDSVATVNGEEISTERYQRRYQEMLDMYAQVLRDRFSPEMAERFGLAQQVVDDLVQETLVAQRAELEGLAVGDDELNAQIHAIPAFHEGGRFTLKRYEDVLRRRGYGKGAFEQEMRRRLTRIKVERAVRSGVRVSDAEVANAFVEQREQIRAAWALVELAPFVAEITPSEAELTAYLNGHGDEFRLPERRRVQYVAFHPQSFRVAVSEADVEKHYAEHGAEFEEPRQVRAAHVLVRVAETGGSEAEDQAKARIADVIRRARAGEDFAKLAREVSQDPGSAPRGGEIGFIKAGEVVPQFETALFALKKGEVSPEPVRTPFGFHAIKALEVREGGKKPLKAVAGQIRDRLADEAADRAARARAEEVRTTLRGATDFLAEARKLGLTPVESTISRQTAGPAGLAPVDPLETTAFELAQGGVSTPVKTPAGWVVLKHVEHLASAVPPLAEIKDKVAAAVKREQAEVRALARARRLSAEARDADLAAVAKKRGAVYGETARFSRSSPDKRLPGDAMMVALRTPAGTLSEPVKTGQGYYVLRVLERVPPGMEALAGERDKIAADLLARKQGLAWDAWVGAARTNAKIDISTRLPAVRG
- a CDS encoding tRNA (adenine-N1)-methyltransferase; the protein is MSEALPFQDGEQVLLIDQRGNRHLLFLRKSETFHSDRGWISHDAIIGQPEGSWVRSSLGLRYLALRPTLAEFVLEMPRGAQVIYPKDLAMILFWADIGPGCRVLEAGTGSGALTLALLRAVGPEGHVVTYEQRDEFARRALANIHMRLGEVQNLTVRLRPVEDGLADEAPVDRVLLDLPEPWTLTSLVARVLRPGGIFVAYVPTIIQSHQLCEALHREPCWALVETFETLMRPWNIEGSSVRPFHRMVAHTGFITVARRVVPEEPVSKESR
- a CDS encoding CoA transferase — translated: MTLPLAHIKVIDLTRARAGPTAVRQLADMGADVIKVASREIVEGDSTSIGFDFLNLHRNKRAMTLDLKHPRGVEVLKRMVARADVLVENYRPDVKHRLGIDYEALSAINPRLVYGSISGFGQTGPYRDRPGYDQIAQGMGGLMSITGLPGQGPVRVGIPVADLTAGLFLAQGILVALLERERSGRGQWVHTSLLQAMVTMLDFQAARWLIDSEIPPQAGNDHPTGIPTGVFTTADGHINIAASGQVMYRRLCEAIGATHLIDDPRFKTMADRSRHRKAMNEELDKVLVARPSAEWIEALNKAGVPCGPILNVEQVFEDPQVQHLGLAQPVRHPERGEIRVQGLPAALSRTPGAIRRAAPAHGEHTDEILAEFGYSREEIAALRRDGIV
- the msrB gene encoding peptide-methionine (R)-S-oxide reductase MsrB, producing the protein MKVKVFNRKGQLVGPVESAPVRKTDAQWRAQLTPAQFTIARGKGTESPFCGTLLDNKRTGVYSCVCCGLPLFQSDTKFNSGTGWPSFFQPVAPENVSTYEDLSHGMVRVEILCSRCDAHLGHVFDDGPPPTGLRYCVNSESLVFTDAADTARLADPAAD
- the greA gene encoding transcription elongation factor GreA, yielding MQRTPMTRAGYDKLAAELDRLKRVDRPAITRAIAEARAHGDLSENAEYHAAREKQSFIEGRIAELESKVGAAEVLDPPSEGDRITFGSTVLLEDEAGKQYRYWIVGSDEADPARGKISVLAPLARTLIGKHVGDRVTAQVPGGTRTFDIISANFAWPE